The following nucleotide sequence is from Mugil cephalus isolate CIBA_MC_2020 chromosome 18, CIBA_Mcephalus_1.1, whole genome shotgun sequence.
GTTACCCCGTGTCTTAcaatgtttgtctttctttgtcttacTATCACGTACCGGGTGAAGTGTGCGAGTGGAGTAAAAGTGGGAACAATACAAAACGTCGCCTAATCAGGGTCTCCCAGCCCTCCCAGGTTTTCATTGTTCAGCCAGATCCTGTCATGGGAACATTGTCTGGAACCTCACACTCTCTTCTTTAAGTCATTTGTATTGTCAGCCTCTGTCCTGTGCTACTACAAAGAATGTCACTTTTGCATGTTTGCTcacctcttaaaaaaaaataaaggaaatcagtTCACTCAGTTtactaaaataaagttttaaaaataaaagttcttcagagactattattttaaaaattcacaGTGAACTTTGTGTGCTTTGGTGTGCTTTACCAGCTTACAAAATCTTTCTAAAGTCTTTTCACCTTTTAACAGGTTGAGTGCTATGACTACGACAGCGACGGCTCACATGATCTGATTGGAACCTTTGAGACGACAATGAAACGTCTACAGGACGCATCACGGACTTCTCCAGTATGTGTGTGCACCAGGAAGCATCCAACATTGAATCACAAAGGAAATTGTTTTACACATAGCTCtgttacacaaaaaataaagcaacactCTGAAAAACCactagtaaaagaaaaatgggtgtaaaaaaaaaaaaagtaaataaaataataataaataataagatttgCGTTGGCACTAATTCACAAGAAATAGAAGTAGaagtataaaaagtaaaaagaggcTCTTCGTTGattgaaattacattttaataggAATGTTCATcgactaaaataaaacatttgctacagtttaatatatttaaatattctggtcttttgtttttgcaggcaGAGTTTGAGTGTATCAacagtaaaaagaaacagaagaagaagggctACAAGAACTCTGGTGTTGTGAGTGTAAAGCTGTGCCAGGTACAttacttttctatttatttatatgcttgtttttgttgtggagCAGCGTTACAGATTTAACATTACACATTGTCGTTCAGGTGGTGAAGGAGTACACCTTCCTGGATTATATCATGGGAGGCTGTCAGATCAACTTCACTGTGAGTTTGGGCTTTTCtattaaatctaaaataaatttcatttacttgtgttctttgtttttgacGTATCTGGGAATTCACGTGCATCGTTTTGTTTTTGCGACAGGTGGCTATCGACTTCACAGGCTCCAACGGGGACCCCAGGTCTCCTCAGTCTCTGCATTACATCAGTCCTCAGGGTGTTAACGAGTACCTCTCTGCTATCTGGTCTGTAGGCAACGTCATCCAGGACTACGACAGGTAAGACTATGTTTTCCTTatatggtatttatttattttttactttttattttcatgaggtacaaacatgcaaaaatactGACTAAATCCTTCAGTCAAAGCTGAAACCtccaagaaaaataagaaaatattagtCAAAACGTGTCTTATTCTCTCCAATGCTTTTCCCTTTTCGAAGCAAATACCTTCTCTAATTGGTATGTAATGGACAATATTTCTAACGAGGTCAGCAGTGGTTTTTGTGACaacctttttattctttctgccAAGAAAATCTTTAAGACACAGTTATATAATATTAGTGCGATATGAATGCTACAAGCCAAGATTTCTTACTGTTACTGTTGACACCTCTTTCcgaaaaatctgaataaatgtcCATGTTCAGCCCAAACTTCTCTACATTCTCTCCAGCAAATGAGTTGCTTgccagtttgttttgttgacgTCTTCATGACGTTGATGTCGTCGTGATGTGAAAGCTGAAGATGGAATTTACGCGACAAAACCTTTTGTCCCTCACCGACTGAAAGTATTTGTCTTTGTGCGTAGTGACAAGATGTTTCCTGCGTTTGGCTTTGGAGCCCAGATTCCACCGACGTGGCAGGTAAAACCTGACATGAGTCTATAAATACCTTCAGGAGACAAGAACGCTGTTTGGTTACCATTATCAGACTGAGAAGTCATAGTGGTGCTCTGACAAGAAAGAATCTCTGatggttttctgttttacagGTCTCCCATGAGTTTCCCCTCAATTTCAACCCATCCAGTCCATTTTGTGCAGGTGTGTTGAGACATTTCCGTAGCTCATGTTATCTACAGTACACATGCAGCTTCATATACTGCCTTCACTGTTTTCCAGAGTGTTGACACAagtttccctcctatgtttgTGTGAGTAGGCATTGAGGGTGTGGTTGAGGCCTACAGGGTCTGTCTGCCCCAGGTCAAACTCTACGGCCCCACCAACTTCTCTCCTATTATCAACCACGTGGCCTGTTTTGCTAAGCAGGCCCTCCAGCAGACTACCGCTTCTGTGAGTATTTATTCAACGACCACCCAAACGCACTGCATTCCTGTAGGCTAGAGTAGTCGCCTTGTATATGAAAGTAAAAGTGTTTTGCTTGAACGCCTGGACAAAGTCATGCAACGTTAACTATATTCAGCGTAAGTGTCAAGACTGCACAGAAGGCAAAGACAGTACAGGAAAAGAGCCTCCAAGGAACCATTTCCTGTTTAATCTTGGCAGCGGACCAGATGATTTGATAATGGCTTGATCCAGAGCAGCGACTGTAATAGTATCGCAGTGATTGTAAATTAAGAGTTAAGAGTTAAATcattgaatcattttttttttttaaattcaaaaatagaaaagtgtgtgtgtgtgtgtgtgtgtgtgtgtgtgtgtgtatagaggCGGCTGACCAAATTATTTAAGTGGAAGTGAGGCACCTAATGACTGGTAGCTGGTTGATTGGAGCAATCTTAGCTGACCTTCCTGGTGTCAGGAAGTCAGGAAGAGGAATACTAACAAATACTCTGGGATGTGATTAGGACTGAATGCTTTATCAACACGTATAGTTTAGACAACTGATATGTTATTGTTCTGtgacttgtgttgttgttttcctgaagCAATACTATGTTCTGCTGATCATCACTGACGGAGTGATCACGGACATGGATGAGACACGCAACGCCATCGTCAACGCCTCTCGGCTGCCCATGTCCATCATCATCGTCGGGGTTGGAGGAGCGGACTTCAGTGCCATGGAGTTCCTGGACGGAGACGACGGTCGTCTGCGCTCTCTAGCTGGCGAGGCTGCCATGAGAGACATCGTCCAGTTTGTGCCGTTCAGACAGTTTCAAAATGtgagtcacattaaaacattagaCACCTTTAATTTTATGTTATCAACCCATCTCTATAAACGCTGCTTGCGTTTCAACCTTTTTTCTGCAACATCTTTGATTTAACTGGCTtcaaacattacaaaataaacataacaGAGCGGTTTCTACATCCTATGCCTGTATACTGTACACGTCCAATTAGGCCTGGGCAATAAACGGAAAATTTACCGATATATTTACGACGGTAACTAAATTCATTTTGCCCATGTCGGTATATtcggtatttaaaaaaaaaagacggaagaagtgttttttgtcttttgtctgtgtgtaggTAGGCTTTGTTCATGTCTCTTTAAGACGCTGCACACGTAGTACAACGTATTTAGTCATGTGACTCCACCTCATCCAATCTATAACAAGAAGGGGAAGAGACGGTGACGAAATGGAGGAGCGTTTAAACGTCAAAGTGGCAGCTGCAGCGCAGGCGATGGAGGTAGACCTAGTCGAGGCTTGTTCCAAAGAGAAATGCGTTTTCAGTTGTGTGGaagtattttggttttaacagggAGGATACTGCTCAGAAAAACGTAAAAAGTAAGTTatacaaaaacactgttttcacCAGCCAGGGCAATACGTCTAACCTTTTCCACCACCTGCAATACAATCATGTGGTTGAATTcaaagaaatcatttttttgatttatttttttaattttgcgtAAGGGGTGGTGGTAGTTATCGTCCATTTATCGTTATCGAGATGAACTGCTCAGTATATCGTGATATTGATTTTAGGCCATATCGTCCAGCCCTACGTCCAACCCTGGAGACTCCCAGCCCCTCATCTTAAACCTCATCTAGCTTCTAGCCttgtttatctattttttttttgtttcaggctCCCAGCCAGGCTCTTGCCCAAAGCGTATTGGCCGAGTTACCTCAGCAACTGGCTTCGTTCTTCGCTTTATTCAAACTGAAGCCTCCCCGTGACCCCCCAGCTTCATAGGGGTACCCCACCTATTAGTCATAAACCTTGGCCTTGATCCTAGCTGCTTATCAGTCTGAGTGAGCGACTACCTGCATGAATCATCACATGTAGCCGCTGTTATGTTATGTATATGTTATGTTTGTGGTGTTAGTGTCATTGTGTAAAAGACTTCTAGGTCTAGGTTTatgtttcttcagcttcagttgTACGTAGTCTTTCATGACAAACACAGTGGAATGAAAAGGTATTGGCCCCCTTCTTGACTTCTTATTGTTTGCATGTTTCAGCTCCTCAAACAAATTTGAATATTAGTcacagataacacaagtaaacacaaacaattattaagggaaaactaaatctaaacctacatgaccctgtgtgaaaaagtgattgcctcCTAAACTTAATAAGTGGTTGGgtcacccttagcagcaacaactgcaatcaagccTTTGGGATAACTTGCAATAAGTCTTTGCCAAGGTTGTGAAGGAATTTAGTTCCACCTATCTTCTCAGAATTATTGAGAGGGTTCtccagcatgaaccaccttattaaggtcatgccacagcatctcaataggattcaggccAGGAccttgactaggccactccagaTTCTTCATTTAGGTCTTTCTTCATCCATTCAgcggtggacttgctggtgtgttttggatcattgtcctgttgCAGAACCCAtgttcacttcagcttgagaTCACGaacagatggctggacattgtcctgcaggttttttttcttggtaGACAACAGAATTGATTTCATGGTTCAATTTaccacagcaagtcttccaggtcctgaagcagcaaaacagccccagaccattaCACTACCACCATCAGATTTTACTGCTGGTATGATGTTCCTTTTCTCACATGCAGTGTTATTGTTATGCCacatgtaatgggacacacaccttccaaaaaagTTTTGTCTTGTCAGTCCGCAGaatattttcccaaaagtcttgggatcatcaaaatgttttctggtaAAAGTGAGACGAggctttatgttctttttgctcagcattGGTTTGGTCTTGGCTCTGCCatctgggacatttttgtccagtctctttttatttatcataaacactcatgaacactgaccttaactaaGGCAAGTGAGGCCCGCAGTtatttggatgttgttgtggggtcttttgtgacctcttcaGTGGGTCGTCTCCGAGCTCTTAGGGTATTTTTGGTTGGCCGGTCACTTCTGGGAAGGTTCACTACTGTTCCGCGTTTTCACTATTTGTGGATAATGACTCTCATTGTGGTTCTCTGTAGAAATGGCTTTGTagccttttccagactgatggATCTAAATGACTCTTTCTCATTTGTTACCGGATTTCTTTGGATCTCTGCCGGATaaagcttttgaggatcttttggtgtACTTctctttgtcaggcaggtcctacACTTTTCGCGCAGGGCTTTGTAGGTtgggatttatttttccccttaaaaataaaaaccttaatttaaaaacattatcGTTGTCTTatatttgtttgatgatctgaaacatttagatgtgacaaacatgcaaaaaataagatCGCAATGgaggccaacactttttcacactacTGTATCTTATATtggctaataaataaatattgtaaatgGCTCTTTACTGACCCTGTGTAACACATCAACATCAAACAAAGGGATTTTCCTTTAAACTCTGCATGGCTTTGTCATTCGTGCTCCCTGCATTTACTCAAATCTCTCATGATAATGATCATACAACAAgtagatttttaaatgtttgaactATTTTTGACTTTATTAACACATCTCTTTGCGCTTCAGGCTCCTCGTGAAGCCTTGGCGAAGTCGGTGCTGGCTGAGGTACCTGGACAGGTGGTGGAGTTTTTGAATACCATGAAGCTGAGTCCACCCAATCCCACTGTGGAAACCCCCAAGCCTGCAGAGACCAAGTGATGAAGAAACAAAGGAGGAACCAGAAACGGTCTCTTCTCCGGCACATACCTATCACTTCTCAGCCTCATCTCGTCATGCACTCAGCCAAACCACTCACTGGTCTTTCTAAACTCTTTCCTTTAATTTCACCACACTGACGAAATAACAGGATGCAATCAGGGACATCAACCCGACCACACTCTACACATTTCTTCCTAAGCACTCCACTCTTGTTGACCAACCTGTGTCCAAATAGGTCTAGCTGTTCTAGTTGTTAGATTAGAAACATCTATGTAGTATGCTACCTTATTACCTTATTACCTTATTAAGAGCTTAAAACTTACTTAATGAATTCTACCATTTTGAAAAGAATATGTTCATGTGCGGTGAAATAGGTTTGAAATTATAGAAGCTAAGCCATATCAAGAAACCTGCAGTGTTTCTATAGTGTTGAGTAAAAGAGGAAACCACATATCTCATTACGGAAACACTAAACTTCCTAAGCTATTTGCAGTTTGTTTATCTTATGCCTGTTTGATTTCTCCAGAATCACATTACAATAACTATGCACTATACTTGAACACTCTAAAGCCCTGTTCACATGGGTTTAGTTTTACCCGGGAACCTCTAATAGTTGGTAACAATTgcagaggtcgtctgtgattATAATCCTGTGCGAATCGATCATGCCTGTAATTTGAAAAGTAAACATAACATCACAAAACCCGATTTCTCCCAACCACTGAGATCCGATCATAAAACGAATCCAGTGTgttgcgctttttttttttttttaagaatttagTTGAAGGATTATGAAGGCTGTGTttcaaatcaaagtttggacagacgTAAAGCAATTCAAGATGTTGCTGACAcattcacagaagaaaaaccCCCAAAACCGTCAGAAGAACGAAATCACAAAAAGGGGACGAGACGGATGAGAAACGTGGCAGCGCATTTAAGCGATGCATTAATGCACATCTCCTCTGTAAAGGTGGAGATGATCTAAGTACCACTCAGTAGCTTGTAAATTCTCCCCCGGGATCAGTGCAGATCattataatttttattaaacatcCAAATCTGCGCAGTAACTAAAGTTGTCAGAAAGTGTATAACTAATATTGACTGACTTTctaatgcgccacatgaaacacaggcATGGGGGGTAATTCCTAAATCACATGACGTCTtgaggtaaaactaatccttaAAATCATAAATGCATAGAGACAGCACCATGCAGGTTTTGTAGCCCTCCGTAAATGATGTTTACTTCCTCGTAGTAATGGCTGCAGTGCTTCTTGTTGTATATAAGGGCTTTATAGGTGCTTTTTTTTGACACATGGAGCACGTACAGTATTTCCAATATTTGCTGGAATGATGCACATGCGTcactaacaataataatgatgtattcTACTATAAATTGCCAAAGCTGTAGTCTAAATCTTGATATATGTTTATAACGGGAGTATTTTTTCTGTGTCGTGCCAGTCTCATTTATCTTTGTTTAATATGCCAGTTTATTTTTGATACCCTGCTTTGACACGTACAGATTAGCATATATACTATGGCACAATGTCCGAGACAGGAAACATCAGTGGTAACCATGCTGGTACTGTATGAACACAATACAGATCTGTCCATGTTTACTGCAAAGTCTGTGCTTGAGCTCAGTTTTATATGGTTGTACGATGCATGTGCTGTTGTGTTGTAGCTGCTTTGTACTCGAGCATAAGTGAGTACGGTGCCTTACAGTTTACAACAAGCGAGTGCCTCAAGCTTGCAAATAAACGACCTCACATTTAACCGAAGCTGCTTCTGGTTCATTGGAAGAAAATCAAAGTGACgagtacaccgatcaggcataacattatgaccaccttcccaatgttgtaggtctcccttgtcctcaagaacagttgtgactcatcagagaatggacatgggccttctgagagtgtcctggtgtctttgggtcctgtCTCACATTTTTAGGTGTTGGGTTTTATTTAGCATCgtattaatgtgttcatcacatcATCAGAGCTGGAGCTGATTAAAATACTAcatcttcttttattattaatcccAATCTGCAACGTTACTTAGGGCCGGCAAAAGTGTAGAGGAATGTGAATCCTACGTACTAAAACATAATTTATAAATTTAATCAACCATTAAACTTGCAAAATCCATCATCTTGTAGAGGACAATGCtttattaaacacattttaaaaacttaaacgcctctgctgccacctactggaaAGAAAATACACTTGACTCAAACGTGTTTGATGAAAGGGAGACAAATCTGATATCTGGGGTAAGAGCTTACAAAATAAGATTTATGTAATAATTCTATCATTTTCAAAGAGTATGTTTATGTGCAGGGAATGGTTAAATGTTGATACTGTTACACTACTGATCCAGATGTTGTTTTGGCCGATTTGTCGAACCCTACGAAGCTAAAATGAAGCGAGCCACTGGCCACGATCACACACTTTATTGTGTAAAACAATACAAAGATAAAGTTTGCACAGGGTTTACAGAATGACAGTGGTTGCTGTGACTTGAACGCACCTCAGCTAACGGACCTGTTGTCAGGcacttttcagtttttatataaaaataggTTTAGTAGACTCCATTTTTATACCTAATACTGTAAGTTTAAATGTTCAGCATTTTCTGTTCATTCTTCAAGTGAATGGTTGAGCTTATCGGACACGCCTACAAGGAAGACGAAGTGTGACGATGAATGCAGTTCTACAAACCACCTCATGTCTCATAAAACATTCTCTGTCATTAGCACTGAAGTCCTAAACTTACAACTACCTGGAGAAATGTAGCCAGAGAAACCGTCTAGTTTTACATAGATGCTTATCTTCAGGAGGCCGAGCTCGCTATGCTGTTAACAATCAAAATCCTGCAGTGACTGGACATCGAGCCTGGACCGCCTGGTTGCGGTTACATGCGGTGGATGTTGTCGTGGTCCATGAACTGCTTGAGGTTGTGCAGGTTGTCCCACCACTTGAAGAGGAAGGTCTCAGCGATGAGCCTGAACCACGGCGTGATCTCCAGTTCCTTACGCTTGGCCTTCTCCAGcatctccttcagctcctctttGCTCACGTAGCAGTGGGTTTTGATCTCGTTGGGGTCTGGACTCAAGTCCACATCCTACAGACAGACATAGAGGGTGATGTTATGGTCCCAGATGGAACTTGCAGCTGCCTAATGTACAGCCAGTTCATTATTCAAAATAACCAAACCCAATTCCtgataaaaaatcttttcataATCTTAACTATTATTACTACTCTTGCCATAGTTTGGTAGttactttaatttttatttaaagtcttGAACATAGTTATAGGAAGCATCCTTGTGCACAGTATAGCCACTACTACAAATATACTGTGATTGTAAACTTGAAAATCTCCATGATAAAACACCTTGCATGCcagaaaaaatagttttgacTTTTAAACTTTAAGCACTGTAACATACGATTTAACTGTGCACCTTTCTGAGGTTAAGAAAAGTTCACAGTGTCATTAGGTCCTGTCCTCCATGTCTGGGATAATTCATTAAGTCAGAGCCCAACGTGATCGTCTTAAAAGCGACCTTCTGCAGTTTACATGTGTATCCTGCAGCTCTGTGATGATGATGCAGGTAATTAATCATCTCAGAGTAAAGATGGAACATTTCTGAAGAGTCCCATTAATCTGTTACAAACCGTCCTCCGCTGAAGTGTTTTAATGTCAAAACTTACACTACTAACATTTAAGAGGTGTGATTTTAGGAAACGTTAGTAGGTTTGCGCCTTGGGTCTCTTTGTAAAACAAAAGCCACCTGAACTGGAACTTTTTCGCCCTCTGTGCCGTTTGCCGATGTGAATTGGTGCAGAATtgtggaaaatgtctttttcagACTTTGACCCGTGCAGAGTTAAAGCCTGtttatcatctttttttccatGAAGGAGATAAGGTTGTGAAACCCTTTCATGTCAGCCATGTGCATGTAAAATGAATGGttatttgatgatgatgatgatggatgtgCACCTTGGTGGCTCCAACATTActttagaaaacctttatttgtgctgcgatggggaaattgcagtttgcaataACATACATAGGGGCAGAAAAACAGCAAGAGAAAAGCGTTTAGATGATGTATAAGACTTAAACTGTGGTTGCAGTGCATTAAGTTGTGAGTAATTGAAAAGTATGATCAGCCTTGGAAGGGCCCACCCACCACTGTGGAACTCTAGTTTCTGGCTACAGCTCATAGACAAATAGTAGAACAAATGTCTGGATGTGTTTAAAGATCATTTTAAAGTGTATTTCTTTACTGTACCCTACAGCTGCCTTGTAAAATGGgcacaatatataaatatattttctttggaAATACCATGCAGAGGTGAAGATACAATGATATAACGACACTGAACACGCTTTACAGCGTTACCTTCTGCATGAAGAGGATGTAGTCGATCTCGTGTTCTCCCCAGACGCCGTCTGACTGAGCCTTGTAGTGGATTCTCGTCAGATACGTCATTTCCTCTGGAGTCACCTGAGGAGCAACAGGAGTTGATCACATTCACCTCAGTCCTCACTGATCTTCTTCCACTGAACCTGTGGCCAGGACTTTAACCCACACAGCGTGTTTACCTGTTCCATGGGGATACCCAGTTCTGCTTTGAGCCTCCTCTGAGCGGCTCTCCTCACCCCGGACGcgtccttctcctccagctcgcTGTCCGTGTGTAAAGGATGACTGCAGCACGTGTTTGTGAAACAGCCTgaacacaagcgcacacacagagGACCGTTAAGGCAACGACAGCAGCACGAGTGTGGACGAAACAAACGCAGGGACCGAGTGGTTTCTCTCACCTGGAAAGGTGATTTTGGCGTCGGATCTCTGCTGTAAGAGCAGCTTCTCTTCGCTGTTGAAAATGAAGACGCTGAACGCTCTGTGCAGTAAACCTGCCGAGATCAAAAGAACAGTTTGCatactaaagaaaaaaataaagaactgtAATGGGTACATGTGCTTTTGTGTGCAGACAGGTACCTTTGTCTATGTTGGAGTTGAGGTGGCAGTTCTTCTTGGTGTCCGCTCCGATCCTGCGGTCGTTCTCGTCAATGAGGATGCACATCTCGGCCAGCAGCTGCACCTGCTTCTCGTCCAGGTGGTCGGTGGTGATCTCAGGCATTCTGGCTGCACACTGCAGGTGTCTCACCTCACTGGGGTGCAGATAGCGTTGCATTGTATCAGAGCAGAGGCTGTgcactttttaaatgacattGAGGACGCTTGCAGGTGGTATGGTAGTACCGGACTGAAATACTATAGCTCAAGATAAGACTATctgcagtgttgcagcagcacaCAGTTTAAGGAGGCTTCACACAGGAGATacaaaaagtaaacattaaataaacaaaaacttcaAT
It contains:
- the LOC124995802 gene encoding copine-3-like isoform X1, which encodes MAAQCVTKVELTVSCDNLLDKDIGSKSDPLCVLLMSSSNNQWYELGRTEKVQNCLSPKFAKKFVIDYYFEIVQKLKFGIYDIDNKTIDLSDDDFLGELECTLGQVVSSKKLTRPLVLKNKSPAGKGTITITAEEIKDNRVVNFEVEARKLDNKDFFGKSDPYLEFYKQTETGWQLAHRTEVVKNNLNPTWRPFRIPLQSLCGGDLEKSIKVECYDYDSDGSHDLIGTFETTMKRLQDASRTSPAEFECINSKKKQKKKGYKNSGVVSVKLCQVVKEYTFLDYIMGGCQINFTVAIDFTGSNGDPRSPQSLHYISPQGVNEYLSAIWSVGNVIQDYDSDKMFPAFGFGAQIPPTWQVSHEFPLNFNPSSPFCAGIEGVVEAYRVCLPQVKLYGPTNFSPIINHVACFAKQALQQTTASQYYVLLIITDGVITDMDETRNAIVNASRLPMSIIIVGVGGADFSAMEFLDGDDGRLRSLAGEAAMRDIVQFVPFRQFQNAPREALAKSVLAEVPGQVVEFLNTMKLSPPNPTVETPKPAETK
- the LOC124995802 gene encoding copine-3-like isoform X2, producing the protein MAAQCVTKVELTVSCDNLLDKDIGSKSDPLCVLLMSSSNNQWYELGRTEKVQNCLSPKFAKKFVIDYYFEIVQKLKFGIYDIDNKTIDLSDDDFLGELECTLGQVVSSKKLTRPLVLKNKSPAGKGTITITAEEIKDNRVVNFEVEARKLDNKDFFGKSDPYLEFYKQTETGWQLAHRTEVVKNNLNPTWRPFRIPLQSLCGGDLEKSIKVECYDYDSDGSHDLIGTFETTMKRLQDASRTSPAEFECINSKKKQKKKGYKNSGVVSVKLCQVVKEYTFLDYIMGGCQINFTVAIDFTGSNGDPRSPQSLHYISPQGVNEYLSAIWSVGNVIQDYDSDKMFPAFGFGAQIPPTWQVSHEFPLNFNPSSPFCAGIEGVVEAYRVCLPQVKLYGPTNFSPIINHVACFAKQALQQTTASQYYVLLIITDGVITDMDETRNAIVNASRLPMSIIIVGVGGADFSAMEFLDGDDGRLRSLAGEAAMRDIVQFVPFRQFQNAPSQALAQSVLAELPQQLASFFALFKLKPPRDPPAS
- the idi1 gene encoding isopentenyl-diphosphate Delta-isomerase 1 → MVRPLRAVLRMVSREGAAVLKSNLPAPSRAFKPRIRPGPVATCSIRAISSEVRHLQCAARMPEITTDHLDEKQVQLLAEMCILIDENDRRIGADTKKNCHLNSNIDKGLLHRAFSVFIFNSEEKLLLQQRSDAKITFPGCFTNTCCSHPLHTDSELEEKDASGVRRAAQRRLKAELGIPMEQVTPEEMTYLTRIHYKAQSDGVWGEHEIDYILFMQKDVDLSPDPNEIKTHCYVSKEELKEMLEKAKRKELEITPWFRLIAETFLFKWWDNLHNLKQFMDHDNIHRM